Proteins found in one Bartonella krasnovii genomic segment:
- a CDS encoding glycosyltransferase family 4 protein, with translation MRMSLQETEVIAPHFKRRLSGVTSTIIQLVPLQREQGVRISTLGFGLPENLPALGFRDLFGLWKSPKGKSFRIWHARRNIEMLFGILLRDVLRMKLKLIFTSASQRHHKPFTKWLIRRMDRVIATSTHTGAYLEVSHKVIMHGVDVKRFTPPQTLDDYFSSTGFPGKYAVGCFGRLRSSKGTDLFVESMIALLPRYPDWTALIAGRTTEQHYRFEKELRQKVARAGLNDRIIFLGEILEIPLWYRRLSLYVAPSRTEGFGLTPLEAMASQVAVVTSDAGAYKELVVEGTGTVVKAGDGLALTAAIEPYFADVEKTLAAGEKALAHVRTHFPLEKEASEIKSVYEELFAEKAL, from the coding sequence ATGCGTATGTCTTTGCAAGAAACAGAGGTTATTGCTCCTCACTTTAAAAGGCGTTTATCCGGAGTGACATCTACGATTATTCAGCTTGTTCCACTGCAGCGCGAACAAGGGGTGCGTATATCTACTTTGGGATTTGGGCTTCCAGAGAATTTGCCAGCTCTTGGCTTTCGGGACCTTTTCGGACTTTGGAAAAGTCCGAAAGGGAAGTCGTTTCGTATTTGGCATGCAAGGCGCAATATTGAGATGCTTTTTGGGATCTTGTTGCGTGATGTCTTGCGTATGAAGCTGAAACTTATCTTTACATCGGCTTCACAGCGTCATCATAAGCCTTTTACCAAGTGGTTAATTCGCCGTATGGATAGAGTTATTGCTACCAGTACACATACGGGCGCTTATCTAGAAGTTTCTCATAAGGTTATTATGCATGGGGTGGATGTGAAGCGTTTTACGCCACCACAAACTCTTGATGATTACTTTTCTTCAACAGGATTTCCAGGAAAATATGCGGTAGGATGTTTTGGGCGTTTGCGCAGCTCAAAGGGAACTGATTTGTTTGTGGAGTCAATGATAGCGTTGCTGCCACGTTACCCTGACTGGACAGCACTTATTGCTGGTCGTACAACAGAGCAACATTATCGCTTTGAAAAAGAATTACGCCAAAAAGTTGCTAGGGCTGGTCTTAATGATCGCATTATTTTCCTTGGTGAGATTCTGGAAATTCCTTTGTGGTATCGTCGTTTATCGCTTTATGTTGCACCTTCTCGTACAGAAGGTTTCGGTTTAACACCATTAGAGGCAATGGCATCACAGGTTGCAGTTGTAACGAGTGATGCAGGCGCTTATAAAGAATTGGTTGTAGAAGGAACAGGAACGGTTGTAAAAGCAGGAGATGGTTTGGCTTTAACGGCAGCCATTGAACCCTATTTTGCTGATGTAGAAAAAACATTGGCAGCAGGGGAAAAAGCTTTAGCGCATGTTCGTACGCATTTTCCTTTGGAAAAAGAAGCAAGCGAGATTAAAAGTGTTTATGAAGAACTGTTTGCAGAAAAAGCACTTTAA
- the uvrB gene encoding excinuclease ABC subunit UvrB, with product MKNGVTATVEALSALIASGNPLFKNGALWTPHRPIRPEKSEGGIPFQLETSFKAAGDQPQAIKTLVEGIEKDERTQVLLGVTGSGKTYTMAKVIEKTQRPALVLAPNKTLAAQLYGEFKSFFPHNAVEYFVSYYDYYQPEAYVARSDTYIEKESSTNEQIDRMRHAATRAVLERDDVIIVASVSCIYGIGSVETYTAMTLQIQKGDKLNQRKLLADLVSQQYYRQDINFIRGSFRVRGDTIEIFPAHLEDRAWRLSLFGDEVETITEFDPLTGQKTAALQSIKIYANSHYVIPRPTLNQAMKAIKIELVQRLDELNAAGRLLEAQRLEQRTMFDLEMLETTGSCAGIENYSRYLTGRKPGEPPPTLFEYIPNNALVFIDESHVTIPQIGGMYRGDFRRKATLAEYGFRLPSCMDNRPLRFEEWDAMRPQTIAVSATPGRWEIEQSHGVFAEQIIRPTGLVDPPTEVRKASTQVDDVVNEIRKTIQKGYRTLVTVLTKRMAEDLTEYLHEQGIRVRYMHSDIDTLERIEILRDLRLGTFDVLIGINLLREGLDIPECGFVAILDADKEGFLRSETSLIQTIGRAARNVDGRVILYADTITGSIERALKETERRREKQIAYNEEHHIVPTSIKKNIDDILNSGEENHHTPTKLTNFITQNNMVGNNLTTHIQNLEKSMRQAAADLNFEEAARLRDEIKQLQKIELAIADDPFTHHSEQSTHNPMMQTNRFSKPDLDHMGPTIDTGILEKSKTKKRPQKNAFHKTTQNTRKRQPNQ from the coding sequence ATGAAAAATGGTGTTACTGCAACCGTAGAAGCTCTTTCTGCTCTGATTGCTTCAGGTAATCCTCTTTTTAAGAATGGGGCGTTATGGACGCCTCACCGCCCTATTCGTCCTGAAAAATCTGAAGGTGGTATTCCATTTCAACTCGAAACATCCTTTAAAGCAGCGGGAGATCAACCTCAAGCCATTAAAACTCTGGTTGAGGGAATTGAAAAAGATGAACGGACACAGGTGCTTTTAGGGGTTACTGGCTCAGGAAAGACCTATACAATGGCAAAAGTCATTGAAAAAACACAACGCCCAGCTCTCGTTTTAGCCCCCAATAAAACGCTTGCCGCACAACTTTACGGAGAATTTAAGAGCTTTTTTCCTCATAATGCTGTTGAATATTTTGTTTCTTATTATGACTATTATCAGCCAGAAGCCTATGTTGCACGCTCTGATACCTATATTGAAAAAGAATCCTCCACTAATGAACAAATAGACCGTATGCGCCATGCTGCAACACGCGCTGTCTTAGAGCGTGATGATGTCATTATTGTGGCGTCTGTATCCTGTATCTACGGAATTGGCTCGGTAGAAACCTATACAGCCATGACTTTACAAATACAAAAAGGGGACAAACTCAATCAGCGAAAACTCCTAGCTGATTTAGTTTCTCAACAGTATTACCGACAAGACATAAACTTTATTCGTGGTTCTTTTCGTGTACGAGGTGATACAATTGAAATTTTTCCTGCCCATCTTGAAGATCGTGCTTGGAGACTTTCGCTGTTTGGCGATGAAGTAGAAACAATTACTGAATTTGATCCTCTTACAGGACAAAAAACAGCAGCTCTTCAATCCATTAAAATTTATGCCAATTCACACTATGTCATACCGCGGCCAACACTCAATCAAGCAATGAAAGCCATTAAAATAGAGTTGGTTCAACGTCTTGATGAATTGAACGCAGCAGGACGCCTTTTAGAAGCACAACGTTTAGAACAGCGCACAATGTTTGACTTAGAAATGTTAGAAACGACCGGCTCTTGCGCCGGAATTGAAAATTATTCACGCTATTTAACAGGACGAAAGCCTGGCGAACCACCACCAACCTTGTTTGAATATATTCCAAACAACGCTCTTGTTTTTATCGATGAAAGCCATGTAACAATTCCTCAAATTGGTGGTATGTATCGAGGCGACTTTCGCAGAAAGGCCACTCTAGCAGAATATGGCTTCCGCCTACCCTCCTGTATGGATAATCGCCCTTTGCGCTTTGAAGAATGGGATGCTATGCGCCCACAAACCATTGCTGTCTCTGCGACACCTGGACGCTGGGAAATAGAACAATCCCATGGTGTTTTTGCTGAACAAATTATTCGTCCAACAGGACTTGTTGACCCACCAACCGAAGTACGTAAAGCTTCAACCCAAGTCGATGATGTTGTAAATGAAATTCGCAAAACAATTCAAAAAGGCTACCGTACCTTAGTCACTGTACTGACAAAACGTATGGCTGAAGATTTGACAGAATATCTTCATGAACAAGGTATTCGGGTACGCTATATGCATTCTGACATTGATACATTAGAGCGTATTGAAATTCTTCGCGATCTCAGACTTGGTACTTTTGATGTTCTCATCGGCATCAATCTACTTCGAGAAGGTCTGGATATCCCAGAATGTGGTTTTGTTGCCATTCTAGATGCCGACAAGGAAGGTTTTTTACGCTCTGAAACATCGCTCATCCAAACAATCGGACGCGCTGCACGCAACGTAGATGGGCGCGTTATTCTTTATGCTGATACCATTACTGGCTCTATCGAGAGAGCCTTAAAAGAAACAGAAAGACGTCGAGAAAAACAGATAGCCTATAATGAAGAACATCATATTGTCCCCACCAGTATTAAAAAAAATATCGACGATATTCTCAATTCAGGCGAAGAAAACCACCATACTCCGACAAAACTTACCAATTTTATCACGCAGAATAATATGGTTGGCAATAATTTAACAACCCATATTCAAAATCTCGAAAAATCAATGCGTCAAGCAGCCGCTGATCTAAACTTTGAAGAAGCGGCACGACTGCGTGATGAAATAAAACAATTACAAAAAATAGAACTCGCAATCGCAGACGATCCTTTCACACATCATAGTGAACAATCCACCCATAATCCCATGATGCAAACAAATCGTTTCTCAAAGCCAGATCTTGATCACATGGGCCCAACAATCGACACTGGAATTTTAGAAAAAAGCAAAACAAAAAAAAGGCCTCAAAAAAATGCTTTTCACAAAACAACACAAAACACAAGAAAACGTCAGCCTAATCAATAA
- a CDS encoding SH3 domain-containing protein: protein MKKFVIFFVFGSFFLATTISKAADAFVTTNLNFRTGPSTQYAVCGLISAGELVFVKNCEGNWCHIRHNAQIGWVSSRYLSFKDGNDLYHTYTMSLVPKQATTHDYSP from the coding sequence ATGAAAAAGTTCGTCATTTTTTTTGTGTTTGGCTCTTTCTTTTTAGCTACAACAATATCTAAAGCAGCAGATGCCTTTGTGACAACAAATCTTAATTTTCGAACAGGCCCCAGCACTCAGTATGCAGTTTGTGGCTTAATCTCTGCTGGCGAATTGGTTTTTGTTAAAAACTGTGAAGGAAATTGGTGCCATATCCGACACAATGCTCAAATAGGCTGGGTATCATCTCGTTATCTTTCATTTAAAGATGGCAATGACCTTTATCATACCTACACAATGTCTTTAGTTCCAAAACAGGCCACAACACATGATTATTCTCCATAA
- the greA gene encoding transcription elongation factor GreA produces MEKVPMTTAGFESLKEELRWRQQQERPRIIEAISEARAHGDLSENAEYHAAKEAQSHNEGRINELEDYIARAEVIDVSRLSGDKIKFGATIKLLDEDTEEKKVYQIVGDQEADVKVGKISISSPIARALIGKQEGDVIEVNAPGGAHNYEIIKVQYI; encoded by the coding sequence ATGGAAAAAGTTCCGATGACTACAGCTGGCTTTGAAAGTCTTAAAGAAGAGTTGCGTTGGCGTCAACAACAGGAACGTCCACGAATTATTGAAGCAATTTCTGAAGCGCGTGCCCATGGTGATTTGTCAGAAAACGCTGAATATCATGCCGCTAAAGAAGCACAAAGCCATAATGAGGGGCGTATAAATGAGCTTGAAGATTATATCGCAAGGGCAGAAGTTATAGATGTCTCTCGTCTTTCAGGTGACAAAATCAAATTTGGAGCGACTATTAAACTTTTAGATGAGGATACTGAAGAAAAAAAAGTATATCAAATTGTAGGGGATCAAGAAGCTGATGTAAAGGTTGGTAAAATCTCTATTTCTTCACCGATTGCGCGTGCACTCATTGGCAAACAAGAGGGTGATGTGATTGAAGTGAATGCCCCCGGTGGTGCGCATAATTACGAAATCATTAAGGTTCAGTACATCTAA